In one bacterium genomic region, the following are encoded:
- a CDS encoding LOG family protein — MCSETGVARERSWRGRDPRMSRSQRFKHFRSVTVFGWSESRLGDTVYEAAREVACLLARHRLTIVSGGFGGEMEAAARGAKEGGGKTIGVTFYPMLATKFEAGKGASSYLDQEIKTGTYLERTLKLIALGDAFICFNGGTGTISEWGMAWGLARIYYGHHKPLIMFGDFWKDIVDSIERNMHIRPEEEKVYHIVDSPGEALSALRDFDRKSKGIHPHYALLMPERDFVLRH; from the coding sequence ATGTGCAGTGAAACAGGGGTAGCGAGGGAGAGATCGTGGAGAGGTAGGGATCCACGGATGAGCCGTTCGCAGCGGTTCAAACATTTTCGCTCCGTCACCGTTTTCGGGTGGTCAGAGTCGCGCCTGGGAGACACAGTCTATGAGGCCGCCCGTGAGGTGGCGTGTCTGTTGGCGAGGCACCGTCTCACCATCGTGTCCGGTGGTTTCGGGGGCGAAATGGAGGCTGCTGCCAGGGGGGCAAAAGAGGGAGGCGGAAAGACGATTGGCGTGACCTTTTATCCCATGCTGGCAACGAAGTTCGAAGCCGGCAAGGGAGCATCGAGCTATCTGGATCAGGAGATCAAGACGGGGACCTACCTTGAGCGAACGCTGAAGTTGATCGCCCTCGGCGACGCGTTCATCTGCTTCAATGGGGGGACAGGCACAATCTCGGAGTGGGGGATGGCCTGGGGGCTGGCGCGAATTTATTACGGTCACCACAAGCCGCTGATCATGTTTGGGGACTTCTGGAAGGATATCGTCGACTCCATCGAGAGGAATATGCATATCCGCCCGGAGGAGGAAAAAGTGTACCACATCGTTGATTCTCCCGGCGAGGCCTTGAGCGCATTGAGGGACTTCGATCGGAAGTCCAAGGGTATTCATCCTCACTACGCGCTCCTGATGCCCGAACGCGATTTCGTCCTGCGCCATTGA